GCGCTGTTCACGTTCCTTCCCATGGAAGAGGTGCGACGTCTCGGTTCGCTCCAGGGGGAGGATCTTCGTGAAGCCAAACAGGCTCTGGCGTTCGAAGCCACCCGGATTACCCACGGAGTCGAGGAAGCGGAAAAGGCTCGCGCCGCGGCTCTCAGCGTGTTCGGCGGCGGCGATGGAACGGCGGAGGGCGTCCCCGAAACCACGATCGGCGGCGCGGAGCTGGAAGCCGGCATTCAGGCGTATATCCTGTTCGAGCAGGTGGGCCTCTGCGCTTCCCGCGGTGCGGCGCGAAGGTTGATCTCTCAAGGCGGCGGATACGTCAACCAGCGCCGCTTGGAATCCTTCGACCAGGCCATCGGTCTGGGAGACGCCGAGGGCGACATCATACTTCTGAGGGCGGGAAAGAAGAAATTCCACCGCATACGCGTCCAGGCCTAACCCCAAATCTTCCTGTCAGGACATCAATGGATTTTGACGGAAAGTCCACGGATTCTCCGTTTTTACCTATGGAAATCGTGCTGTATCAGCCTGAAATTCCCCCGAATACCGGTAACGTGGCGCGCCTGAGCGCCGCCATGGGTATCCCGCTTCATCTGATTCGGCCTCTGGGCTTCAGCCTCGAGGATCGCTACCTGCGTCGAGCCGTATACCCATCGATTCCAGAGTCCGCAGTTTGAACCTTTCCACTGCGGCGGGAATCGTGGTCTTTGAGGCGCTGCGCCAGACACGTTCTTTGCGAAAAGCCTGAAGCGTGAATTTGTTCTTGAAAAAGAAGCGGAGCCAACTTACCCTGATATCTATATTTTCCGTTGCACTAAAGGTCAGCGGCTTTCGAGTCGATACGAGAAAAGGATCGCAGTTGCGACGAACATGACCGACCGGGGATAGCCCACGCATGAACTTCGACGGAAACCTGGGGAGCCTGTTTCTTCCCAACCTTTTGCAGATGCTCCACCGTGATGGAGTAACCGGGATTTTGAGGATCAAACACCCGGATGCCCGTTTGCAGATCTATTTTGAACGCGGCAATATCATTTACGCTTCGGGAATCGGCAAAGAAGTCCAGCTTGTCCAACTCATGGCGAAGAAGCGTCTTCTTTCCGCCGAGCAGCATGCGGTGATCAGCCAATTCATTCCGGACGATCAGTTTCAACTCGGTTCATACCTGCTTGAAAACAAACTCCTGCCGCTTGCGACTTGGGCGAAATACACCAAGATCATGGTGGATCAGACCCTCTTGAAAGCCTTTCTCCTGGAAGATGCGGACTTCAAGTTCGAAGGAAGAGCCATTTCCATCCCCGACGTATATCAAGTCCGGATCAATATGATGCAGCTGATTCTCGACATTACCCGCAAAGTCGACGAGTGGAATTTCATTCGGAAGCAAATTCCGGATAAGAACATCGTCTTTGAAGTATGTGATGTTTTCGAGGATGAAAAGAAAAGTATTCGATTTAGTCGATCGGAATGGTCTGTTCTGTCTAAGATCGATGGCAAGAAAACGGTAGAAGAGATCATAATGCAGTGTGAGACCGACGAACTTACAGTGTATAAGATATTGTACTCTTTCATTTCATCCGGACTCATTAAGCGTGTGGAAAACGTCTATCTCAATCATAAAGGCGACTTTATCGACTATGAAGGCATTATAGTTCTCTATATAGATCTATTCCGTATTATAGAGCGAACTTTTAAGAATGAAATAGGCGCCAATTTCTACATCATATACGCTCGCTGTCTTGATGCCGTGAATCAGAGGGTTTCTCAATTCCTGGAGGGATTCGATCCATTCATTGGAGAGACGAGATCGATATCGAAGAACATTACAGCCCGGATGGCCAAGTTCAAGAATTTCGCGGAGGGCAAAGAGACGCTTCTGGAGAGTTTGAATCGGTTACTCCGCACCATGCTTAACGCGATGGAGGACGTGGTCGGGAAAAGACTCAAGGAAGCCACCATACAGGAACTGATGATGGCGATTTCCTTTGTGGGGAAATATCAGGCGGCCTCGGATATCAACAAGCTCGTGCTGAGGACGCTTAGGGAGGGCGAGGAGTGATGCGGTCGCTCCGGGTTTGGGATCGAGGCCCGGGCACGATCATGTCACGCGGATCAACGTCGGCTCGCTGACATTCGGGGAGGACAGGAGATGGTTATTGGGACTGAGATGACGGTCAACCTTTTCATGATCGTGATTTATCTGATTATTCTCTACGTGTTCAATCGAGCCAAATCGAAATTCCGGGGGGGGAGCATCGAACGGGTAATCAACTTGATCCTGATTTCGGTCTTCTTCCTCTTGTGCGCCGACTACACGGTGCTGCTCAAATTTGTGCTGTCGGACGATCTTCGATACGTCATCGAGGTCCTGTTTCGTTTGATCGCCTTAAGCGTGTTGGCTGTTGGAGGTCTTCGGCTGCTGTCCATATGAGGGAAGGCCTTTGGGGCCGGCTCTGTAACCCATCCGCAGCAAGACATGTTGGGTTACGCTCGCTCTGCTCGCTAACCCAACCGGCTACCGGCGCCACGGTCGCCACGCCGGCCGAACCGGCATCGAGAAGCCATGAAAG
This window of the Deltaproteobacteria bacterium genome carries:
- a CDS encoding DUF4388 domain-containing protein gives rise to the protein MNFDGNLGSLFLPNLLQMLHRDGVTGILRIKHPDARLQIYFERGNIIYASGIGKEVQLVQLMAKKRLLSAEQHAVISQFIPDDQFQLGSYLLENKLLPLATWAKYTKIMVDQTLLKAFLLEDADFKFEGRAISIPDVYQVRINMMQLILDITRKVDEWNFIRKQIPDKNIVFEVCDVFEDEKKSIRFSRSEWSVLSKIDGKKTVEEIIMQCETDELTVYKILYSFISSGLIKRVENVYLNHKGDFIDYEGIIVLYIDLFRIIERTFKNEIGANFYIIYARCLDAVNQRVSQFLEGFDPFIGETRSISKNITARMAKFKNFAEGKETLLESLNRLLRTMLNAMEDVVGKRLKEATIQELMMAISFVGKYQAASDINKLVLRTLREGEE